The genomic region GTCACGGAACGCGTCGGCGATGGCTGCGGCGCAGACCTCGGCGCGGGAAGACTCGCTCACTTCTGCTCCTCCTGGGCGAAGGCCCGCACGGCGGCCTGGTAGGCGTCCTCGTCACCGGCGAGGAAGCGCCGCTCGAAGGCGGCCCACTCCTCGTCGGAGCCCGACGCCGCGGCGACGTAGGCCTTCTGGAACCTCTCGTCCCGCTCGTAGTCGGGGGTGCACGTGGTGAAGTGCGCGCCGTTCGGCGTCTCGACGACGCCGCTGACCATCATCCGGCTCAGCAGCAGCCGCTGGACAGGGGTGTCGACGGTCAGGCCGGCGGTGTCGATGACCTGCTCGACCGACACGTACGCCCGGTCGGCGGCCAGGCAGAACAGGTCGTCGAAGTACGGGTCGGGCCCCAGGTACGTCGCGTTGCCGTGCTTGTCGGCCCGGTTGAGGTGGACCAGGGCGACGTCGAGGTGCAGCGCAGGGACGGCCACCAGGTCCTCGCGCACGCCGTCGGCGTCGCCGTACGGGCTGGTGACGGTGCGGATGTCGGGGTTGTTGACCAGCACGTCGGAGCCGAGCCCGGCGCGCATCGGCAGGAACGGCAGCCGTTGCGCGGCGGCGCGCAGCCCGGTCTGGAACATGCCCTCGTCGAGCTCGACGACCTCCGCGATCTCCTTGCCCTGGCGGGCGCGCTGGAAGCTGGGCTCGAGCGGCACGGTGTCGAGGGAGACGAACGCGTAGACCAGCCTGCGCACCTTGCCGGCGCGCAGCAGCAGGCCGACGTCGGCGCCGCCGTAGCTGACGATCGTGAGGTCTGTGAGGTCCGAGCGCAGGATCGCGCGGACCAGGGCCATCGGCTTGCGCCGCGGCCCCCAGCCGCCGATGCCGATGGTCATGCCGTCGCGCAGCTGGGCGACCACCTCGTCGATGCTCATCCGCTTGTCGCGGGGCTCTCTGCGGTGCG from Nocardioides salarius harbors:
- a CDS encoding CoA transferase subunit A; translated protein: MSPHRREPRDKRMSIDEVVAQLRDGMTIGIGGWGPRRKPMALVRAILRSDLTDLTIVSYGGADVGLLLRAGKVRRLVYAFVSLDTVPLEPSFQRARQGKEIAEVVELDEGMFQTGLRAAAQRLPFLPMRAGLGSDVLVNNPDIRTVTSPYGDADGVREDLVAVPALHLDVALVHLNRADKHGNATYLGPDPYFDDLFCLAADRAYVSVEQVIDTAGLTVDTPVQRLLLSRMMVSGVVETPNGAHFTTCTPDYERDERFQKAYVAAASGSDEEWAAFERRFLAGDEDAYQAAVRAFAQEEQK